The following DNA comes from Rhodospirillaceae bacterium.
TGCCTTTGGCGAACACAGGAAGGCGACGACGTTGGCGATTTCTTCAGGCTTTGCCCAACGCTGCAACAAAGACGTTTGGCCTTCGCCTTCTTCGAAATAGGCGCGGCTCATTTCGTCGACCGTGGTGCCGTCGATTTCAGCCAGCTGACCCAGAAACGCTTCGACGCCATCTGTCCACGTTGGTGCAACCTGCACGGTATTTACCGTCACGCTGGTGCCTTTGGTCAATTCCGCGAGGCTTCTGGCGATGGAAACCTGCGCCGTTTTGGTCATCGCGTAGTGCGCCATCGCCGGGTTGGGTTTTGAGCTTTGGTCTGAGCCTATAAAAACAATCCGGCCCCAGTCCCGATCCAACATGCCTTGCATAAAAGCGCGGGACAGGCGGACGCCGCTCATCACGTTGAGTTCGAACATGTCGAACCATTCCGCGTCTTCAATTTCGAAAAATGGTTTTACTTCAAAAAATCCCGCGTTGTTGACTAAGATATCTATATTGGGAGTTTCGCTGATCAACGCGTCTACGCCTTCAGCAGATGATAAATCTGCTACGATTCCTGTAACTGAACCCAGACCCTCCAACTCCTGAACTGCAGATTTTACCCGATCTGGGTCCCGGCTGTTAATCACCACCTCGGCCCCTTCACTGATCAAGCTCTCCGCAATCGCTCGACCGATGCCCAAGGTTGATCCCGTCACCAGAGCCCGTTTACCTGTAAGGTTTAATTCCATTGCCGCTTCCTCCTGTGCATCAATCTTAAGCTGGCTCAGGCGCTGCCCAACCGAAGTTACCCTGATAGTTTTCTGCGAACGTA
Coding sequences within:
- a CDS encoding SDR family oxidoreductase, which translates into the protein MELNLTGKRALVTGSTLGIGRAIAESLISEGAEVVINSRDPDRVKSAVQELEGLGSVTGIVADLSSAEGVDALISETPNIDILVNNAGFFEVKPFFEIEDAEWFDMFELNVMSGVRLSRAFMQGMLDRDWGRIVFIGSDQSSKPNPAMAHYAMTKTAQVSIARSLAELTKGTSVTVNTVQVAPTWTDGVEAFLGQLAEIDGTTVDEMSRAYFEEGEGQTSLLQRWAKPEEIANVVAFLCSPKASAINGAAPRADGGMVRSLF